The following are from one region of the Trichocoleus sp. genome:
- a CDS encoding phosphonate degradation HD-domain oxygenase, protein MQPTLDLILQLLETKGNAQYGGEAVNQLEHALQCAMLAETNNRSPELITACLLHDIGHLIHNLGENVAKQGVDDRHEHRAIPVLQTLFSAAVTEPIRLHVEAKRYLCAADSTYWDTLSDVSKRSLELQGGIFSLEAAQEFIQQPYAEDAVQLRIWDDRAKVPHFTTPTLDHFASILRTCYEKSEA, encoded by the coding sequence ATGCAACCAACGCTCGATCTAATTTTGCAACTCTTGGAAACGAAGGGAAATGCTCAATATGGGGGTGAAGCGGTCAATCAACTTGAACATGCACTGCAATGCGCCATGCTTGCGGAAACAAACAACCGCAGCCCAGAACTGATTACCGCCTGCCTGTTGCACGATATCGGACATTTAATTCACAATCTAGGTGAAAATGTCGCCAAACAGGGAGTTGACGATCGCCACGAGCATCGCGCCATTCCCGTTTTGCAGACGCTATTTAGTGCAGCAGTCACAGAACCCATTCGGCTGCATGTCGAAGCAAAACGCTATCTCTGTGCAGCAGATTCAACCTATTGGGATACGCTTTCTGATGTCTCAAAACGCAGCCTGGAACTGCAAGGGGGCATTTTTTCACTCGAAGCAGCCCAGGAATTTATTCAGCAACCCTATGCCGAAGATGCAGTACAACTCCGAATCTGGGACGATCGCGCGAAAGTACCCCACTTCACAACGCCAACGCTCGATCATTTCGCATCAATCCTTCGTACCTGCTACGAGAAGAGTGAAGCATAG
- the phnE gene encoding phosphonate ABC transporter, permease protein PhnE, with the protein MSDRITLDNGLASQAVQEMLAREKKLITPNRIFYLVVGIAILVFAGIQSDLSFVELMQGGGNMAEYISRYFPPDFTEWRSYLSDTIETISMAVWGTMMAAIISVPLSILASENICPAWIVFPVRRLLDAMRAINEVVFALVFVVAVGLGPFAGVLALFVHTTGTLGKLFSEAVESINPGPVEGIRATGSSKLQEILFGVIPQVLPLWTSYTLYRFEADVRSASVLGIVGAGGIGVSLYQSFRSFKYQQVCAILICLIVAVALIDTLSSRLRRNLI; encoded by the coding sequence ATGAGCGATCGAATTACGCTAGATAATGGTTTAGCTTCCCAAGCTGTACAAGAGATGTTGGCGCGGGAGAAGAAATTAATTACACCCAATCGAATTTTTTATCTTGTTGTTGGCATTGCTATTCTTGTCTTTGCAGGCATTCAGAGCGACCTGAGTTTTGTTGAACTAATGCAGGGTGGAGGCAACATGGCGGAATACATCAGCCGCTATTTTCCACCAGATTTTACAGAATGGCGTTCTTACTTAAGTGACACGATTGAAACGATCTCGATGGCGGTTTGGGGAACGATGATGGCGGCGATCATTTCTGTCCCTCTTTCCATTCTGGCATCAGAAAACATTTGCCCTGCCTGGATTGTGTTTCCGGTGCGGCGATTGCTGGATGCGATGCGGGCGATCAACGAGGTGGTTTTTGCCTTAGTTTTTGTCGTTGCAGTGGGCTTAGGCCCGTTTGCTGGAGTGCTGGCGCTGTTTGTACATACAACGGGAACCTTAGGTAAACTCTTCTCAGAAGCGGTTGAATCGATAAATCCAGGTCCGGTAGAAGGAATTCGAGCTACAGGTTCGAGTAAGCTTCAAGAAATCCTCTTTGGGGTCATTCCCCAGGTTCTCCCTTTATGGACTTCCTATACGCTCTACCGTTTTGAAGCGGATGTACGCTCTGCCTCTGTTTTGGGAATTGTGGGAGCAGGGGGAATTGGCGTTTCGCTTTATCAGAGTTTCCGATCGTTTAAATATCAGCAGGTCTGTGCAATATTGATCTGCCTGATTGTGGCGGTTGCTCTGATCGATACTCTTTCCTCCCGATTAAGACGAAATTTGATTTAG